One Desulfurellaceae bacterium genomic window carries:
- a CDS encoding nitrite/sulfite reductase, which produces MANGTQASPAAHEVKVGGLDNPEVYRNVPGHVIPILEREFDDFDTEADKFLRAETEAPVFMGFRLRQGVYGQRQPDAQMIRVKLPFGGVSPDQLEVLADVAEQYAPLKKGHITTRQNVQLHHIPLLEAAKLIRLLGNHDLSTREACGNTVRNVVCDPFAGVAPGELFDPTPYAGALVRYFIRSPLTQNLPRKFKVSFSSTDQDLGISGIHDLGLIPRIKDGQRGFEIRTGGGTSILPRIGYCLYPFVSVNAYLKVAEAMLRIFNRSDELRVNRARARIKFLIDRIGIDAFRELVDEEMRGEWVAERNFDPTPLQFVDEEEARAPTKPANPGSPNGDQRAFTTWLASNVRPQRQDGFSTAEVKVSRGDLNPTQFRGVAQIMRDFSGGNARTTDEQNIVLRWVRNESLYDVWTRLSALGLGQAGARQITDVVSCPGTESCKLGITNSMGLATAVQERLEQLQIADPLTRQIHIKMSGCPNGCGRHHIANIGFYGAAMKFDGRQVPGYIIMLGGQYDDGRPRIAQRLRVRVPSKRAPEATERFIRYYQDKRQDGESFNAFLDRTGVEAFEDLIRDLSLPVKFDEQHQSEFIDWNRSTLYKLERGEGECSV; this is translated from the coding sequence ATGGCAAACGGCACCCAGGCAAGCCCGGCAGCTCACGAGGTGAAAGTCGGCGGGCTCGACAACCCCGAAGTCTACCGAAACGTTCCCGGCCACGTCATTCCCATCCTTGAACGAGAGTTCGACGATTTTGACACCGAGGCCGACAAGTTTCTGAGGGCTGAGACAGAGGCACCGGTGTTCATGGGCTTTCGTCTGCGCCAAGGCGTGTATGGCCAGCGTCAGCCGGACGCCCAGATGATTCGGGTCAAGCTGCCCTTTGGCGGGGTGAGCCCCGACCAGCTCGAGGTCTTGGCCGATGTGGCCGAGCAGTACGCCCCGCTGAAAAAAGGCCATATCACCACCCGTCAGAATGTGCAGTTGCACCACATTCCGCTGCTTGAGGCGGCCAAGCTCATTCGCCTGCTGGGCAACCACGACCTGTCCACCCGCGAAGCCTGCGGCAACACCGTCCGCAATGTCGTGTGCGACCCGTTTGCCGGCGTGGCGCCGGGAGAGTTGTTCGACCCCACCCCGTACGCCGGGGCGCTGGTGCGCTACTTTATCCGCAGCCCGCTGACCCAAAACCTGCCCCGAAAATTCAAGGTCTCATTTTCCAGCACCGACCAGGACCTCGGGATTTCAGGCATCCATGACCTGGGCCTCATCCCCCGGATCAAAGACGGCCAGAGAGGCTTTGAGATCCGCACCGGGGGCGGCACCTCGATTCTGCCCCGGATCGGCTACTGCCTGTACCCCTTCGTGTCGGTCAATGCCTACCTCAAGGTGGCCGAGGCCATGCTGCGGATCTTCAACCGCAGCGATGAGCTGCGCGTCAACCGGGCTCGGGCCCGCATCAAGTTCCTGATTGACCGCATCGGGATTGATGCCTTCCGCGAGCTGGTTGACGAAGAAATGCGGGGCGAGTGGGTCGCCGAGCGCAACTTTGACCCCACCCCGCTCCAGTTTGTGGACGAGGAAGAGGCGCGGGCACCCACGAAACCGGCCAATCCCGGCAGTCCCAACGGCGACCAGCGGGCCTTCACCACGTGGCTGGCCTCGAATGTCCGGCCCCAGCGCCAGGACGGATTTTCCACCGCCGAGGTCAAGGTGTCGCGCGGCGACCTGAATCCAACACAGTTCCGGGGCGTGGCCCAGATCATGCGCGACTTCAGCGGCGGCAACGCCCGGACCACCGATGAGCAAAACATCGTCCTGCGCTGGGTTCGCAACGAGAGTCTGTACGATGTCTGGACCCGGCTTTCGGCCCTCGGCTTAGGCCAGGCCGGAGCGCGACAGATCACCGACGTGGTCAGCTGTCCGGGCACCGAGAGCTGCAAGCTGGGTATCACCAACTCCATGGGTTTGGCGACCGCAGTCCAGGAACGCCTGGAACAGCTCCAGATCGCCGATCCCCTGACCCGCCAGATTCATATCAAAATGAGCGGCTGTCCCAACGGCTGCGGCCGGCACCACATCGCCAACATCGGCTTTTACGGCGCGGCCATGAAGTTCGACGGCCGCCAGGTGCCGGGCTATATCATCATGCTCGGCGGCCAGTACGACGACGGCCGGCCGCGTATTGCCCAGCGTCTGCGGGTGCGCGTGCCCTCGAAACGCGCACCCGAGGCAACCGAGCGCTTTATTCGCTACTACCAGGACAAGCGCCAGGACGGCGAATCCTTTAACGCCTTTCTGGACCGCACCGGGGTGGAGGCGTTTGAGGACCTGATCAGAGATCTATCCCTACCGGTGAAATTTGACGAACAACACCAGAGCGAGTTCATCGACTGGAACCGCTCGACGCTCTACAAACTGGAACGCGGGGAAGGCGAATGTTCAGTCTAA
- a CDS encoding OsmC family protein has protein sequence MDEPRSPYDRGWHKSDEQAATERPSGGFRHTLAATQDHSLTIDVQAGPFSWTLDEPQAMGGRGSAPDPVTAFLGALCGCLLLSVQITARARRVPLAGATISARANEKGFVKTIDVDLSLCSSAPQEQIRTIVERAEKGCYIKGLLKDSIDYRLHLHIETADAS, from the coding sequence ATGGATGAACCGCGCAGCCCGTATGACCGGGGGTGGCACAAGTCGGATGAACAGGCCGCGACCGAAAGACCGAGCGGCGGCTTTCGCCACACGCTGGCCGCCACCCAGGATCATAGCCTGACCATTGATGTTCAAGCCGGACCGTTCAGCTGGACGCTCGATGAGCCGCAGGCCATGGGCGGACGCGGCAGCGCACCGGACCCGGTCACCGCTTTCCTGGGTGCGCTGTGCGGCTGTTTGCTGCTGTCGGTCCAGATCACGGCCCGCGCCCGGCGGGTCCCCCTGGCTGGGGCGACGATCTCGGCCCGGGCGAATGAAAAAGGCTTCGTGAAAACGATAGACGTGGATTTAAGCCTGTGCAGCAGTGCCCCTCAAGAGCAGATTCGGACGATTGTCGAACGAGCCGAAAAAGGTTGCTACATCAAGGGTCTGCTCAAAGACAGCATTGACTACCGGCTGCACCTGCATATCGAGACGGCTGATGCGAGCTGA
- a CDS encoding MFS transporter produces MPASRQISIGTKLAYGAGRMAFAAKDAAFVNFVMFYYTQVLGVSGTLTGLAALIGLCSDALSDPIVGSFSDNYRSRYGRRHPLMAAALLPLAVSFVFLFSPPSSLGEFATFVWLSLVSVLLRTCLTFFSIPHDALGAELSQDYEERSVIMGYKTSLAWLAGVALPTLSLAFVFQSQDGTDGRLIADNYAIYGSLSAVFVLIVGTITCVFTWKEIPHLPVPSSTPQAFRLRQPFIDMYQALGNHNFRWLFVALLFALGSSGVYVSLMLYVNTYFWEFSTQQLALFAIPFLLATATAFGLVKPLGRRLEKSQILLLSFGLIILNGGWWFSLRLIDVLPANGDPWLFPLALAQSYVQVTCLVLSQIMVPSIVADIVDEHEYHTGARKEGVFYAGHAFATKATTGLGQLFGGIVIDLIRLNPGAAPGTLDADVVWNLGFIVGPVLSASFLLPLFLLSRIRLGRERQAELRRLLDQRRNQATAPIAPSAQPSKIG; encoded by the coding sequence ATGCCCGCCTCCAGACAAATCAGTATCGGCACCAAGCTCGCCTACGGCGCGGGGCGGATGGCGTTTGCCGCCAAAGACGCCGCTTTTGTCAATTTTGTGATGTTCTATTACACCCAGGTCTTGGGGGTGTCGGGGACCCTGACCGGCCTGGCGGCGCTGATCGGCCTGTGCAGCGACGCCCTCAGCGACCCCATCGTCGGCTCGTTCTCCGATAATTACCGCTCCCGCTACGGTCGCCGTCATCCGCTCATGGCCGCAGCTCTGCTGCCCCTGGCCGTGTCCTTTGTGTTTCTGTTCTCCCCGCCTTCGAGCCTGGGCGAGTTCGCCACCTTTGTGTGGCTGAGCCTGGTCTCGGTGCTGCTGCGTACCTGTCTGACCTTTTTCTCCATTCCGCACGACGCCTTGGGCGCCGAGCTGTCCCAGGACTACGAAGAGCGCTCGGTCATCATGGGCTATAAAACCTCGTTGGCCTGGCTGGCCGGCGTTGCCCTGCCGACCCTGTCCCTGGCGTTTGTGTTTCAGTCCCAGGACGGCACGGACGGGCGCCTGATTGCCGACAACTATGCGATCTACGGCAGCCTGTCGGCCGTCTTCGTCCTGATCGTCGGCACCATCACCTGCGTCTTCACCTGGAAGGAAATTCCGCATCTGCCCGTCCCGTCGTCCACGCCCCAGGCTTTTCGTCTCCGCCAGCCGTTTATCGACATGTACCAGGCGCTGGGCAACCACAACTTCCGCTGGCTGTTCGTGGCCCTGCTGTTTGCCCTGGGCAGCAGCGGCGTCTACGTCAGCCTGATGCTGTACGTGAACACCTACTTCTGGGAATTTTCGACCCAGCAGCTGGCCCTGTTTGCCATTCCCTTCCTGCTGGCCACGGCCACCGCCTTCGGCCTGGTCAAACCGCTCGGCCGACGGCTGGAAAAGAGCCAGATCCTGCTGCTGTCGTTCGGCCTCATCATTCTGAACGGCGGCTGGTGGTTCAGCCTGCGGCTGATCGACGTGCTGCCCGCCAACGGCGACCCGTGGCTGTTCCCGCTGGCCCTGGCCCAGAGCTATGTCCAGGTCACCTGCCTCGTGCTGAGCCAAATCATGGTTCCGTCCATCGTCGCCGACATCGTCGACGAGCACGAGTACCACACCGGCGCGCGTAAGGAAGGCGTGTTCTACGCCGGCCATGCCTTTGCCACCAAAGCCACGACCGGCCTGGGGCAGCTCTTCGGCGGGATTGTGATTGATCTGATTCGGCTCAATCCAGGTGCCGCACCGGGCACGCTGGACGCGGATGTGGTGTGGAATCTGGGCTTTATTGTTGGGCCGGTGCTGTCGGCCAGCTTCCTGCTTCCGCTGTTCCTGCTCAGCCGTATTCGTCTCGGGCGCGAGCGACAGGCAGAACTGCGCCGCCTGCTTGACCAGCGGCGGAATCAGGCCACGGCGCCGATAGCCCCGTCCGCTCAGCCCTCGAAAATCGGATGA
- a CDS encoding glutathione S-transferase family protein: protein MRTRIVLKEKDLDFERIIIDLPSKEQKQPWFLAINPYGKVPVLVEEDAWVVESALCNEYLEEQYPTPRLAPTDGRAKAEMRLWVEFCNSQFVPPVLSMLYEKRKPAAEQSADKMRHQQDKLTGLLPQLEQQLDGHDYLMGEHGIADLTFTPFLTLAERAGVDFGSFPNVAAWHQRLKQRPSYEEVKIGFAA, encoded by the coding sequence ATGAGGACGAGGATCGTTCTCAAGGAAAAAGACCTCGATTTTGAACGGATCATCATTGACCTGCCCAGCAAGGAACAAAAACAGCCCTGGTTCCTGGCGATCAACCCGTACGGCAAGGTTCCGGTGCTGGTTGAAGAGGACGCCTGGGTGGTGGAATCCGCGCTGTGCAACGAATACCTCGAAGAGCAATACCCCACGCCCCGGCTGGCGCCCACAGACGGTCGGGCCAAGGCCGAGATGCGTCTGTGGGTCGAGTTCTGCAACAGTCAGTTCGTGCCGCCGGTGCTGAGCATGCTGTACGAAAAACGCAAACCGGCCGCCGAGCAGAGTGCGGACAAGATGCGCCACCAGCAGGACAAGCTGACCGGCCTGTTGCCGCAGCTTGAACAGCAGCTGGACGGGCATGACTACCTGATGGGGGAACACGGCATTGCCGATCTGACCTTCACGCCTTTTCTGACCCTGGCCGAACGGGCGGGCGTTGATTTCGGCTCGTTTCCAAACGTTGCGGCCTGGCATCAGCGGCTGAAACAGCGGCCCAGCTATGAAGAGGTGAAGATCGGGTTTGCGGCCTGA
- a CDS encoding VOC family protein, with amino-acid sequence MIQGIFHININVTDFERSLEFYQMLGFRVVADLGEGGSQALNAGLRIPDGRGRAALLMLGEDPHATRIDLIEWKNPKTAGQAYPHLYHVGMARLALKTKNLPQVYEDLKAKGVEFFSEPQELNFPNQGRASFVCFTDPDGTILELIDF; translated from the coding sequence ATGATCCAGGGGATTTTTCACATTAATATCAACGTGACCGACTTTGAACGCTCGCTCGAATTTTACCAGATGCTGGGTTTCAGGGTCGTGGCCGACCTGGGCGAAGGCGGGAGCCAGGCCCTGAACGCGGGGCTGCGGATTCCGGACGGACGGGGCAGGGCAGCCCTGCTGATGCTGGGCGAGGACCCGCACGCCACACGCATTGACCTGATCGAGTGGAAGAACCCCAAGACCGCCGGCCAAGCCTACCCGCACCTCTACCACGTGGGCATGGCCCGCCTGGCGCTGAAGACCAAGAACCTGCCCCAGGTCTACGAAGACCTCAAGGCCAAGGGCGTCGAGTTTTTCTCAGAGCCCCAAGAACTCAACTTTCCGAATCAGGGCCGGGCCAGTTTTGTGTGTTTTACCGACCCGGACGGCACCATTCTTGAGCTGATTGATTTCTAG
- the tadA gene encoding tRNA adenosine(34) deaminase TadA, which produces MALALDQARRAARAGEVPVGALLVRDDRCLGQGHNQPVGRHDPTAHAEVQAVREAARTVGNYRLVGATLYVTLEPCVMCMGALIQARVKRLVFGCPDPRAGAAGSVYDLAHDTRLNHRIEVVAGVRADEARTLLQGFFQARRKAGRG; this is translated from the coding sequence ATGGCCTTGGCCCTCGACCAGGCCCGGCGCGCCGCACGGGCCGGCGAGGTGCCGGTCGGCGCGCTGCTCGTTCGGGACGACCGGTGTCTGGGGCAGGGGCACAACCAGCCGGTCGGCCGCCACGATCCAACCGCCCACGCCGAAGTCCAGGCCGTGCGTGAAGCCGCGCGCACGGTCGGCAATTACCGACTGGTCGGGGCGACCCTGTACGTCACCCTTGAGCCGTGTGTGATGTGCATGGGTGCGCTCATTCAGGCCCGGGTCAAGCGACTGGTCTTTGGCTGTCCCGACCCCAGAGCCGGGGCTGCCGGTTCGGTATATGACTTGGCCCACGATACGCGCCTCAATCACCGGATTGAGGTCGTGGCCGGAGTGCGGGCTGACGAGGCGCGCACCCTGTTGCAAGGCTTTTTTCAGGCCAGACGAAAGGCCGGCCGGGGCTAG
- a CDS encoding enoyl-CoA hydratase — protein sequence MSDPTLLVDTHDAVATLTLNRPQAMNALSRELRLRLVETLEQLRGDPEIRVVILTGAGQRAFCAGLDLKELGQADSSLTRDVAPGNELDVVEALNRFERPIIGAINGVAITGGFELALACDVLIASSAARFADTHARVGVMPGWGLSQKLSRLVGIYRAKELSLTGNFLSAEQAAAWGVVNRVVTPQDLLPTCRALAADMLSCEPDMLVKMKRTINTGFAQSLADGLAIEAREWRDHLRSVTPAAIADRRLGIQQRGRDQT from the coding sequence ATGTCAGACCCCACGCTTCTGGTCGATACACACGACGCCGTCGCCACCCTGACCCTCAACCGTCCCCAGGCCATGAACGCCCTGTCGCGCGAGTTGCGGCTGCGGCTGGTCGAGACCCTGGAACAGCTGCGGGGCGACCCTGAGATTCGGGTGGTCATTCTGACCGGTGCGGGTCAGCGCGCCTTTTGTGCCGGGCTGGACCTGAAGGAGCTGGGCCAGGCCGATTCCAGCCTCACCCGAGACGTGGCTCCCGGCAATGAACTCGATGTGGTTGAAGCCCTCAACCGCTTCGAGCGGCCGATTATCGGGGCCATCAACGGGGTGGCGATCACCGGCGGTTTCGAGCTGGCGCTGGCCTGCGATGTCCTCATCGCCTCAAGCGCGGCTCGTTTTGCCGATACCCACGCCCGGGTCGGGGTGATGCCGGGCTGGGGATTGAGCCAGAAACTGTCCCGGCTGGTCGGCATCTACCGCGCCAAAGAACTGTCGCTGACCGGCAACTTCCTGTCCGCCGAACAGGCTGCCGCCTGGGGTGTGGTGAATCGGGTGGTGACGCCTCAGGATTTGCTGCCGACCTGCCGGGCGCTGGCCGCAGACATGCTGTCGTGCGAGCCCGACATGCTGGTGAAGATGAAACGCACCATCAACACGGGTTTTGCCCAGAGCCTGGCGGATGGACTGGCGATCGAGGCCAGGGAGTGGCGCGACCACCTGCGCTCCGTCACCCCGGCCGCCATTGCCGACAGACGCCTCGGCATCCAGCAACGGGGCCGGGACCAGACCTGA
- a CDS encoding MBL fold metallo-hydrolase, protein MQASSARHQPCAPASPLLTTALNRHPRWRAGCGLAALSLALLSASPVGAQTAKLYLDSAVAAMGGIEALLALQTQHIRACGENFDPAQAIRPGAAAPKVSRFCYRLLRDFGGGRYRYEWQRDTVFPVPARSVYTEISDGYSGLILGADGLRSPHRRAASAARIAMRKKELGRSPVSVLLTALSRQTSLLRLRDQLIRDRLHYVIAYDDGGTAVIIALDAQTRLLSRVQFLEDDPLHGDSHNERFFSDWRQVGDITMPFSSLWRVNGRLIMTERVESIENNVPLAEADFALPASIVRADNGSPARGELSSQWLLRRIALADPVDEEQTRVRMIDVAPGVVHVTGGSHHSLGIAMADHVIVVEAPLYEARSLRVIDSLERRFPGKPLRTVINTHFHDDHAGGLRTYVAAGISLVTSQTNVAFLQHVLDAPHTVRPDRLQRYPRPAVIDGVGQDKKVLTDGRRTVEIYPVENSHAEGMLMVFLPQDKLLFVADLFSPGAPRQVRAWSRELVAAIEAYGLEVEWLVGSQGGLAPIGEVYRAAYD, encoded by the coding sequence ATGCAAGCATCCTCAGCCCGCCACCAGCCCTGTGCCCCAGCCTCTCCACTCCTGACCACGGCTCTGAACAGGCACCCCCGGTGGCGGGCGGGCTGCGGGCTGGCGGCGCTCAGCCTCGCCCTGCTGTCCGCCTCGCCTGTCGGGGCTCAGACGGCCAAGCTCTATCTGGACTCTGCGGTCGCGGCCATGGGCGGGATTGAGGCGCTGCTGGCGCTTCAGACTCAGCATATCCGGGCCTGCGGAGAAAACTTCGATCCTGCCCAGGCGATTCGTCCCGGCGCCGCCGCGCCCAAGGTCTCGCGTTTCTGCTACCGCCTGCTGCGCGACTTCGGTGGCGGCCGCTACCGCTATGAGTGGCAGCGCGACACCGTGTTCCCTGTTCCGGCCCGGTCGGTGTATACCGAAATCAGTGACGGCTATAGCGGCCTGATCCTTGGCGCCGACGGCCTGCGCAGTCCCCACCGGCGGGCGGCCTCGGCTGCTCGGATTGCCATGCGCAAAAAAGAGTTGGGCCGCTCACCAGTCTCGGTGCTGCTGACAGCCCTGTCCCGACAGACCTCGCTGCTCCGCCTCCGCGACCAGCTCATCCGTGACCGCCTGCACTATGTGATCGCCTACGATGACGGCGGGACAGCGGTGATTATCGCCCTGGACGCCCAGACCCGCCTGCTGAGCAGAGTCCAGTTTCTCGAAGACGACCCCCTGCACGGCGACAGCCACAACGAACGCTTCTTCTCCGATTGGCGGCAGGTGGGGGATATCACGATGCCGTTTTCATCGCTGTGGCGGGTGAACGGCCGGCTCATCATGACCGAACGGGTTGAGTCGATTGAGAACAACGTCCCGCTGGCAGAGGCGGATTTTGCCCTGCCGGCGTCCATTGTCCGGGCCGACAACGGCAGCCCGGCTCGGGGCGAGCTGAGCTCGCAGTGGCTGCTGCGGCGGATCGCCCTGGCCGACCCGGTGGATGAAGAGCAGACCCGGGTTCGGATGATTGATGTCGCCCCGGGTGTGGTGCATGTCACCGGCGGCAGCCATCACAGCTTGGGCATTGCCATGGCCGACCACGTCATCGTTGTTGAAGCGCCGCTGTATGAGGCGCGTTCGCTGCGGGTGATCGACAGCCTGGAGCGACGCTTTCCCGGCAAACCGCTGCGGACGGTCATCAACACCCATTTTCATGACGACCACGCCGGCGGGCTGCGGACCTATGTCGCGGCTGGCATCAGTCTGGTCACCAGCCAGACCAACGTCGCGTTTTTACAGCACGTCTTGGACGCGCCGCACACCGTCAGGCCTGATCGTTTGCAGCGCTATCCCAGGCCGGCGGTGATTGACGGCGTTGGACAGGACAAGAAGGTCCTGACCGACGGGCGGCGGACGGTCGAGATCTATCCGGTCGAAAACTCGCACGCCGAGGGGATGCTGATGGTGTTTCTGCCCCAGGACAAGCTGCTGTTTGTGGCGGATCTCTTCTCGCCCGGCGCCCCGCGTCAGGTGCGGGCCTGGAGCCGGGAGCTGGTAGCGGCGATCGAAGCCTACGGTCTTGAGGTCGAGTGGCTGGTCGGGAGCCAGGGCGGTCTGGCTCCTATCGGCGAGGTCTACCGGGCGGCGTATGACTGA
- a CDS encoding redoxin domain-containing protein, giving the protein MDIGLGIALLAGFLSFASPCVLPIVPGYLTFITGLSFEELSQGRSRVMLGAMLKSLPFVLGFSLVFIALGAGASALSALLRAHLGLLKGVAGIGIMLLGLHLTGLLPIPGLLRERRFSGQDAPPGMVRAFVAGLLFAFGWTPCVGPILAAILALAATADTLGQGVLLLAVYSLGLGIPFVLSAVFLNGFLTVFGGMKSHLRRLEVASGVLLMVVGILVFSDKMAWISSRLTFLNPEELLVAETSEPAASAALTPADEHYGSYNFTLTTIDREQVSLADYHGKVVLVNFWATWCGPCVVETPALVRMYNKYKNQGFAVIGVALQSEEDGVREFADRYHIPYAVGRDTEQAIGMRYQVFALPSSFLFAPDGTIKRAFTGFIAEEVLEAELKNMLPVRPSQRIARQP; this is encoded by the coding sequence ATGGATATCGGACTCGGTATTGCTCTGCTGGCCGGCTTTCTGTCATTTGCCTCGCCGTGTGTCCTGCCCATTGTTCCCGGCTATCTGACCTTTATTACCGGTCTGAGCTTTGAGGAGCTGAGCCAGGGGCGGTCGCGGGTCATGCTGGGCGCGATGCTGAAGAGCCTGCCGTTTGTGCTGGGCTTCTCGCTGGTGTTTATCGCCCTGGGCGCGGGCGCGTCGGCCCTGAGCGCTCTGCTGCGCGCCCATCTCGGTCTGCTCAAGGGCGTGGCCGGTATCGGCATCATGCTGCTCGGACTCCACCTGACCGGGCTGCTGCCCATCCCCGGCCTGTTGCGCGAGCGCCGTTTTTCCGGCCAGGATGCGCCGCCCGGCATGGTTCGGGCGTTTGTTGCCGGGTTGCTGTTTGCTTTTGGCTGGACGCCGTGTGTGGGGCCGATCCTGGCTGCGATCCTGGCCCTGGCGGCAACGGCTGATACCCTGGGCCAGGGGGTGTTGCTGCTGGCCGTCTATTCGCTCGGTCTGGGTATTCCGTTTGTTCTGTCGGCCGTTTTTCTGAACGGCTTTTTGACCGTCTTCGGTGGAATGAAAAGCCATCTGCGGCGGCTCGAGGTTGCCAGCGGCGTGTTGCTGATGGTGGTTGGTATCCTGGTCTTCAGCGATAAGATGGCGTGGATCTCCTCGCGGCTGACGTTTCTCAACCCTGAAGAACTGCTGGTTGCCGAGACATCCGAGCCGGCCGCCTCGGCGGCGCTCACGCCGGCGGATGAGCACTACGGCAGCTACAATTTCACCCTGACCACAATTGATCGTGAGCAGGTCAGCCTGGCCGACTACCACGGCAAGGTCGTCCTGGTCAACTTCTGGGCGACCTGGTGCGGCCCGTGCGTGGTCGAGACGCCGGCTCTGGTGCGCATGTACAACAAGTATAAGAACCAGGGCTTTGCGGTCATTGGCGTGGCCCTCCAGAGCGAAGAGGACGGGGTGCGGGAGTTTGCCGACAGATACCACATTCCGTACGCCGTTGGGCGGGATACCGAGCAGGCCATCGGTATGCGCTACCAGGTCTTTGCCCTGCCCAGCAGCTTTTTGTTCGCACCCGACGGCACGATCAAGCGGGCGTTTACCGGCTTTATCGCCGAAGAGGTCCTCGAAGCCGAGCTGAAAAACATGCTGCCGGTCCGACCATCCCAGCGTATCGCCCGTCAACCCTAG
- a CDS encoding MBL fold metallo-hydrolase: MSTTLDWLGCATFRLSIDGLVVFLDAYIDRVPSAAPTGMSTEDVRQADWIVVGHSHFDHLYGAERIAKATGATIIGSYESIRIMAAQGVPEEQLMPVAGGEKVQLAPQVSVDVYPSQHSCVWSKTAMPDSDAVCIGELGVTYQEQTERLQGLWAQLGALGGEVVEHLKVSAQGARGDGGALIYVFETPYGSLLYQDTSGHWSGILRDRRPDVAIVAAAGRGNIDGEPIQGSLAQFVARQAEMLRPRRMILGHHDNWLPGFSKAIDIAPIREELARWAPGVELLEMGYMDAHPIFEG, translated from the coding sequence ATGAGCACGACGCTGGATTGGCTCGGCTGCGCTACGTTTCGGCTCAGCATCGACGGGCTGGTTGTTTTTCTGGACGCCTATATCGACCGGGTGCCGAGTGCGGCCCCAACCGGCATGAGCACCGAGGACGTGCGGCAGGCCGACTGGATCGTGGTCGGCCACTCACACTTCGATCATCTGTACGGCGCCGAGCGGATTGCCAAGGCCACCGGCGCGACCATCATCGGCTCCTACGAGTCGATCCGCATCATGGCCGCCCAGGGGGTGCCGGAGGAGCAGCTGATGCCGGTGGCGGGCGGTGAAAAGGTGCAACTCGCCCCCCAGGTGAGCGTCGATGTCTACCCCAGCCAGCACTCGTGCGTGTGGTCCAAGACCGCCATGCCCGACTCCGACGCGGTGTGCATCGGCGAGCTGGGCGTGACCTATCAGGAACAGACCGAGCGCTTGCAAGGCTTATGGGCGCAACTCGGTGCCCTGGGCGGCGAGGTGGTTGAGCACCTCAAGGTCTCAGCTCAGGGCGCACGGGGGGACGGCGGCGCGCTGATCTATGTGTTTGAAACGCCCTACGGCTCGCTGCTGTATCAGGACACGTCCGGGCACTGGAGCGGCATTCTGCGCGACCGGCGGCCCGATGTGGCGATTGTCGCCGCCGCCGGCCGGGGCAATATTGACGGCGAGCCGATTCAGGGCTCGCTGGCCCAGTTCGTAGCCCGCCAGGCCGAGATGCTCCGCCCCCGGCGGATGATCCTGGGCCACCACGACAACTGGCTGCCGGGCTTCTCCAAGGCGATCGACATCGCCCCGATCCGGGAAGAACTGGCCCGCTGGGCACCCGGAGTCGAGCTGCTTGAGATGGGCTATATGGACGCTCATCCGATTTTCGAGGGCTGA
- a CDS encoding Rrf2 family transcriptional regulator, which translates to MKLSKKAEYALRALTCLGAPGAPPVVSIQEIADQANIPKKFLEQVLLALKKAGLVHSSRGKAGGYSLHAAPARVTLGDIIQAVDGPFAPLPCADATAPVACPDCVGLEHCWLRGVMTEVRRAVVAGCEQFTLADLCRRAEDGRRRAGQALMYEI; encoded by the coding sequence GTGAAGCTGTCAAAAAAAGCCGAGTACGCGCTCCGCGCCCTGACCTGTCTGGGCGCGCCCGGGGCGCCGCCGGTGGTGTCCATTCAGGAGATTGCCGACCAGGCAAACATCCCCAAAAAATTCCTCGAACAAGTCCTGCTGGCCCTGAAAAAAGCCGGCCTTGTCCACAGCAGCCGGGGCAAGGCGGGGGGCTATTCGCTGCACGCCGCACCGGCCCGGGTGACGCTGGGCGACATCATTCAGGCGGTTGACGGGCCGTTTGCGCCGCTGCCGTGCGCGGATGCGACGGCGCCGGTCGCCTGTCCGGACTGCGTCGGTCTGGAGCACTGCTGGCTGCGCGGGGTGATGACCGAGGTCCGGCGGGCGGTTGTGGCGGGCTGTGAGCAGTTCACGCTGGCCGATCTGTGTCGGCGGGCGGAAGATGGCCGACGACGCGCGGGCCAGGCCCTGATGTATGAGATTTGA
- a CDS encoding DUF1820 family protein, which translates to MPTATAKTKRIYRVIFSNHGQVYEVYAKSVSQGSLFGFVEVEGLLFGEKTSLVVDPAEESLQREFSGVERSYIPLHAVVRIDEVEKRGASRIHAVPESSDKVTPLPTPVYTPPKTDN; encoded by the coding sequence ATGCCGACAGCCACGGCCAAGACCAAACGGATCTACAGGGTCATCTTCTCGAACCACGGCCAAGTCTACGAAGTCTACGCCAAGAGCGTCAGCCAGGGCAGCCTGTTTGGCTTTGTCGAGGTTGAAGGGCTGCTCTTTGGCGAAAAGACCAGCCTGGTCGTCGATCCCGCAGAGGAAAGCTTGCAGCGCGAATTCTCGGGCGTAGAGCGGAGCTATATTCCCCTCCACGCGGTCGTCCGTATCGACGAGGTCGAGAAACGTGGGGCGAGCAGGATCCATGCCGTGCCCGAATCCAGCGACAAGGTCACGCCCCTGCCGACGCCGGTGTATACGCCTCCAAAGACCGACAACTAG